The following is a genomic window from Citrifermentans bemidjiense Bem.
ACGCCTGGCTTCATCGGCGACAAGAACATCGGCAACCGCCTGGCCGGCGAGACCCTCTTCAAGTACGTAATTGGCACCGCGGAACCGGAATTCACCACGGATTACGACATAAACCTGATCGGCGAGTACAACATCGCCGGCGACCTCTGGGGGATGCTGCCGCTCTTCGACCGGCTCGGGATCCGCGTCCTCTCCTGCATCAGCGGCGACGCCAAGTTCGAGGAGCTGCGCTACGCGCACCGCGCCAAGCTGAACATCATCGTCTGCTCCAAGAGCCTCACCAACCTCGCCAAGAAGATGCAGAAGGTGTACGGCATCCCGTACCTGGAGGAATCCTTCTACGGCATGACGGATGTGGCGAAGGCGCTGCGGGACATAGCGCGGGAGCTGGACGACCTGGTGAACGGCCTGGAGAAGCGGGTGATGCAGGACCGGGTGGAAAAGCTGGTCGCCGAGTGCGAGGAGAGCTGCCGCGCCGAGCTTGCTCCTTATCGGGAGAGGCTGGCCGGGAAGAAGGCGGTGCTCTTCACCGGGGGGGTGAAGACCTGGTCCATGGTGAACGCGCTGGCGGAGCTGGGGGTGGAGATTCTCGCAGCGGGAACGCAGAATTCGACGCTGGAGGATTTCTACCGCATGAAGGCGCTGATGCACGAGGATGCCTCCATCATCGCGGACACCAGTACGGCGGGGCTTCTTTCGGTCATGTACGAAAAGCTCCCCGACCTGATCGTCGCGGGGGGGAAGACCAAGTTCCTGGCGCTGAAGACGAAGACCCCGTTTCTGGACATAAACCACGGGCGCTCCCATCCTTACGCGGGTTACGCCGGAATGGTCACCTTCGCCAAACAGCTTGATCTCACGGTGAATAACCCGATCTGGCCGACCCTGAACGACAAGGCCCCCTGGGAGAAGGACGCCGAGGCGCAGAAAGCGGATCTGGCCTACGCCGCCGGGCATGCCGCGCGCTTCGCCGCCGAAGAGATCAAGGCCTCGCGGGTCAAGGTGCCGACCAAGAACGCCACGGTAAACCCGCAGAAGAACTCCCCCGCGCTGGGGGCGACGCTCGCCTATCTCGGGATCGACCGGATGCTGGGGCTTTTGCACGGCGCCCAGGGATGCTCCACCTTCATCAGGCTGCAGCTCTCCCGGCATTTCAAGGAATCCATCGCGCTCAACTCGACCAGCATGAGCGAGGAGACGGCCATCTTCGGCGGCTGGGACAACCTGAGGGTCGGCCTGAACCGGGTCATGGAAAAGTTCAAGCCAGAGGTGGTGGGCGTGATGACCACCGGTTTGACCGAGACCATGGGGGACGACGTCAGGAGCGCCATCGTCAAGTTCCGGGAGGCGCATCCGGAGCACGATGCCATTCCCGTGATCCACGCCTCGACCCCGGATTACTGCGGCTCGATGCAGGAAGGGTACGCCGCGGCGGTCGAGGCCATCGTGGCGACGGTGCCGGAAGGGGGCATCGGAATACCTGGACAGGTAAGTATTCTGCCGGGTTGCCAGCTAACTCCTGCCGAGGTCGAGGAAATCGCGGGAATCTGCGAGGCGTTCGGGCTGGATCCGGTGGTTGTGCCGGACATCTCCAACGCGCTGGATGGGCACATCGACGCCACCGTCTCGGCGCTCTCCGTAGGGGGAGCCACCATCGAGCGCATCAAGGCGGCGGGGCGGAGCGAAGCGACGCTATATTTCGGCGATTCGCTGGCCGAAGCAGCCGGGGTGCTCCAGGACAAGTTCGGCATCCCGAGTTACGGGTTCACCTCCATCACCGGGCTCAAGGAGACGGACCTATTGATGGCCACGCTCTCGGCTCTTTCCGGACGGCCGATACCTGTGAAATTCCGGCGCTGGAGAAGCCGCCTCATGGACGCCATGGTGGACAGCCACTACCAGTTCGGACAGAAAAAAGTGGCGCTGGCGCTGGAGGCGGACCACCTGAAGGGGATGACACATTTCCTTGCCAGCCTCGGCTGCGAAATACAGGTCGCCATTGCTGCAACGAGGACGCGGGGCTTGGACCGCTTGCCGACGGAGAACGTATTCGTCGGGGACCTGGAGGACCTGGAACAGACCGCGGCGGGAGCCGACCTGTTAGTGGCCAACTCCAACGGGCGCCAAGCGGCGAAGAAACTAGGGATCAATGCACACCTGAGAACCGGGATGCCCGTTTTCGACCGGCTCGGGGCGCACCAAAAGATGTGGGTCGGCTACCAGGGGACGCTGAACCTGGTCTTCGAGGTCGCAAATATATTCCAAGCCAATGCCAAGGAAGCGCAGAAACTGGCGCACAACTGAGAGGCAGAGAAGAGGCAGATTGAGATTAAGATTTAGATAAAGGCTAAAACCTTGGCTACAGAATCTTCTTTATCTCTATCTTTATCTTTATCTCGCTTTTCAAGGAGAGAGTATGAAGATCGCTTTTACTACAAAGACCGGCGAAACCATCGACATGCACTTCGGGCAGGCGGATTCCTTCCACATCTGGGAGGTCGGGCCCGAGGAGGCGCATTACGTCCAGACCCTCACCGTCGGCGAGCACGGCAGCGACGAAGAGGACCGCATAGCTGCCCGGGCGAGCCTCCTTGCCGACTGCGCCATCGTCTATACCATGCAGATCGGCGGGCCTGCCGCCGCCAAGCTGGTAGCCAAACGCATCCATCCCATGAAGACCAACGTGGAGGTCGGGCTGAAGGAATCGATCGAACGGATGCAGGAGGTGCTGCGCGGCAACCCGCCCCCCTGGCTGCGCAAGGCAATGAACAAGGATCTGGCAGGGTCATTTTGGGACGAGGATTAGTTTTCCGGTTCGGGTGGACGTTCAGGTGAATGATCAATAAAACGTGGATAAACCATCAAGATAAAAGGAGAAGTATCATGGCTTACATCACCGGTTTGACCAAGGAAAAGAAAGAGTGGACCCCGCAGTTCATCACATCCATCGACGAAGAAACCTGCATCGGGTGCGGTCGCTGTTTCAAGGTCTGCGCCCATGACGTGCTGACCTTTGAGGAGGTGGACGAGGACGATTCGGCCAAGATGTTCATGAAAGTCGACAACCCCGGCAACTGTATCGGCTGCCAGGCCTGCGGCAGGACCTGCTCCAAGAAGTGCTTCACCTTCGCGCCGGTCGTAGCTTAGAAGCGCAGATAAAGATAAAGATTGAGATTAAGCAAACCAACTTCTTCAGACCATTCCAGGTTTTCACTTAATCTCAATCTTAATCTCAATCTGGTTTATAGGTTCTACTCAATCTCTATCTCTATCTGGTTTTAGGGGGTTTTATGCTTTTCGCCGTTGCCTCAAAGGATGGCAAGGAAATAAACCAGCACTTCGGACACGTCGAGCGGTTCCTCATCTACCATGTGGAGGGCGATTCGGTCGCCTTGCTGGAGGAGCGGCCTGTGGAGAAGTACTGCCGCTTCGACCCTGACCACCCGCTGCGTGCCCACACGCTGAGGGACACCGCCGACGCCCTCAAGGGGTGCCGTGCCGTGGTCTGCTCCATGATAGGGGAGGCCCCGAAGGCAGAACTGGAGCGTCTGGGCGTTGAGCCGTACGTGGTGGAAGGCGAAATCGAGCCGATCCTGCGCGACCTGGCCAAGGCTTTGTAAAACCAGATACAGATTAAGATTGAGATTGAGACTGAGAAAACCAAGAGAGGCAGATAAAGATAAAGATTAAAATTAAGGAAACCCCGGGTTTTGCCTCTTCTTAATCTCAATCTTAATCTCAATCTGATTTTTACATGGTGTCATTCAACCACTGCAACCTTCCCCCCTGGGTCATCGCTTCCCGGCACTTCAACGACAACCCGCAGTCGTTGGAAATCCAGGGGGTGCGGGCCGTCAACCGCTTCCTATTCAACAAGCTGGACGTCATCGCCACGCCTGAAGAACGTGCCGCCGTCTTCAACGACTACATGTCGGTGAAGTTTCAACTGCACCAGTGGCAGCAGGAGAGCGCAACGGCGCGCAAGAGCCTGAAAAACAGCTACCTGCGCTTTCTCAGGGGGTGGATGATGGACTCCAACTCGGTGGAGGGGGCGGTGCTCAAAGGGTGGGTGGAAAGCAGGATGGGCCTTCCGCCCACCTTCCATAACGTGCGCATCGCGGGGATCCACGACGAGAACTACCTGCAGTATGCGGTGGACCGGACCAAGGGAAGCGCGCGCACCTCGGCCATCAACTCCCAGTTCGATCTTCTCTACGAGTACAGCCAGTACGAACTCGCCAAGAGGTACCCAGACCGCCGCCACCTCACCCTGTATCGCGGCACCTTCGAGCGTTCGGAGCACGACAAACTGGAGACCATCTCGAAGCGCGAGGAGATCGTCCGCCTCAACAACCTGAATTCCTTCACCACCGACGAGGAACGCGCCTGGGAATTCGGCTTCATCGTCTGGGAGGCGCAGGTCCCTCTGGAGAAGATCTTCTTCTTCAGCGAACTGCTGCCTAACTCTATTCTCAAAGGGGAGGGGGAGTGCCTGGTGATCGGGGGAGAATTCCGGGTGAAACGACTGCTCTGCACCATCTGAAACTGCGGCTCGCGCCAAGACGTAAAGACGCAAAAAAAAACCGGGCCGCAGGGTTAATTTCGCCGGAACTGAGGCGAGAGCTTCACCAGCGCCTCCGAAAGTTCGATTATCTCGGTCAGCACGTCCTTGGAAAGTTTTTTGCGCCACCTGGCTGGTATCGCGTCCTCGCCGTAATAGGCACCTGCCAAGGCTCCGGCTATGGCGCCGGTGGTATCGGCGTCACCTCCCTGGTTCACCGTGTCCACCACACACCCCTCGAAAGATCGCGACCTGAAAAAGCAGTACAAGACGGTCTGCATGGTGTCGACCACGTAACCGGTGGCGAGCCCCTTGTATGGATCGAAGCTGAACTTCGGGTACTTCTCGATCAGGTGCCCGGCCTCGCGTCGTAGGCGGTGCATGGAACTTCCTGCCAGCGCCAGGTGCAGCAGGCGCCCCAGGTAGATGGTGGCGGCGTCGGACAGGGGATGGTTGTGGGTAAGGTGGGCTTGCTCCAGGCTGCAGGCTTCCAAAAGCGCGGCGTCGCCAGCGGTATAGAGGCCGATGGGGAGGGTCCTCATCACGGCGCCGTTGCCGCCGTCCCATTCGTTGGGCGGGGTTTCCAGCGTGCCGTGCAGCATGTAGTTCCTGATGCCGCGCCGGCAGGTGTCGCCCACGTCTATCGGCTTCGACTTGAGCCATCCCGCCAGGTTGTCGGCTGCCTGTTTACGGTTCCAACCTCGCGCCTTGACGATGGCGCGCGCAAGGCAGAGCGACATCTCGGTGTCGTCGGTGACCTCTCCGGGGTTCAGCCTCAGCCATCCCCCTCCCACCATCTCCTTTAAGACGCCGTACTTCTCCTTGATTTCCCCCCGCGTCATGAACTCCACGGGAGCCCCCAGCGCGTCACCGACCGCAAGGCCGATAAAGGCTCCCCTGGCGCGGGAGAGCAGATCGCTATGGTAGGAGTGGCTGGACATGCGCCGACTGCTGCAATAAGCAATCCTGCCTGCCAGTTTTTTGATTAAACCCTCTAGCAAGCATCATCCGGCACCGCGGGGTATATTTCGCTCACCCCCTGTTGAAAAGGCTCTTCCTGGTGACAGCCCCCCCTCCCTTGACGGGAGGGGGATGGGGGGTGGGTAAAGCCGCAATGTTTGGAGATTATGGCACTTTCCCCCACCCCCTAACCCCCTCCCGCAAGGGGAGGGGGGACGAAGAGCGACCTTTCCCTGACTTTCCAGTTGAACCTTGGAAGGGGGTATGTGGCGATATGAAATCCCTTTTTCCCAAAGGGGGACTTTCCGCTGATGCTTTACGCCGCCGCTGTGGGCAATGCACAAAAAATAGTCTGATGCTGCAAGTGCGAGGCAACTCTGCAGCTAATGAAGCACTAGGCGCGGTGTGGTAAATCATCCGGGGTGCTCAATCGAGCGGGAACATTCTGCGGTAAAGATGAATGCCTGCCGTCAATGGGCGAAGCCCTGCTAATGTGCAGTGTTGCAAGGCAAATATGGAGAGATAAAAGCGGCTTTCATCACCTCCCGAACCCCCCTGGTCCCACCTGTAAACGTCATCCACACCGGAAGCTGGCATGCTAAATGCTCATTAGGCTCCAACAGGTACAACGACGTATCTAACATAAACGGCAACGATGCCCGGCGCGGATAGAACATATCCCGCCGGGCATTTTTCGTTTTCAGGCACGGCCTGAAGCAAGGATCAAGGAGGATGACATGGCGACATCGTGCGAGAAGATGAAGAAGATCCAGGGGCATCCCTGCTTTGGCGGCAACCACCATAAAAACGGGCGGATGCACCTCGCGGTGGCGCCCAAGTGCAACATCAAATGCGGCTATTGCACCCGGCGTCACGACTGCGCCAACGAATCGCGCCCGGGCGTCACGAGCCGCCTGCTCTCGCCGGACGAGGCGATCGTCAGGGTGAGGGAGGTGATGGCAAGCCCCATCACCGGCCCCATCATCAAGGTCATCGGCATTGCCGGGCCGGGGGATCCGCTCTTCAACGAAGAGACCTTCGACACCTTTCGTTACGTGGACCGGGAGTTTCCGCAGTTGATCAAGTGTCTGAGCACCAACGGGCTGCTGCTACCCGACAAGATGCCAGTGCTTAAGGAGATCGGACTGCACAGCCTCACCGTCACTCTCAACGCGTTGGACCCGAAGGTCGGCGGCAAGATCTACTCCCACGTCTTCTATAAGGGGACCAAATACACAGGCGAGGAGGGGGCGGAGATCCTGGTTCGTAACCAGTTGGAAGGGATCCGCCAGGCGGCGGAACTGGGGCTGACCATCAAGATAAACACGGTGCTGATACCCGGTGTGAACGACGAGCAGATCCCGCTCATCTCGAAGAAGGTTAAGGAACTTGGGGCCTTCGTGATGAACATCATGCCGCTCATTCCGCAGGCCGATTTCGCCCATATCGAGCCTCCTTCAGCAGACCGGCTGGATGCGCTACGCCAGGATAACGAGAAGACCATTGGACAGTTCAAACACTGCAAACAGTGCCGTGCCGACGCGGTGGGGCTGATCTGCGAAAACCTGCAGCTCGCCATCGCCCCGGCGGCGTAGCAGATGATCGAACCGTTCGTCGAGTCCGACATACCTTCCTTCATAGCTCTAGCCAGGGAGGAAGGGTGGGTCTGCGGGGCCTGGGAGTTTCAGTTCCTGCTGCAGAATTTCCCTCAGGGCTGCCTGGCTTGGCGCGAGGAGGGGAAGACGCTTGGCTACATCACGTCGCTGCGGCACGAGAACAGCGGTTGGATCGGCAACCTCCTGGTAACGAGCGAGGCGCGCAGGCGCGGTATCGGCGCGAAACTGATGGAAGGTGCCCTCGATGCCCTGCTCTCCAGCCAGGAGGCGACCGTGTGGCTCACCGCCTCAGCCAAAGGAGTAGGGCTTTACAGGAAGCTCGGTTTTCTGCCCATCGACAGTATCAATCGCTGGAAAGGGAAAGGGACAAGCGACCCCCGCGCGGAGAGATTGCCACATCAGGATCTGCAAACCATGCGGGAAGTGGATCGGGCAGGGTGGGGTGACCGGCGGGATGGGCTTTTGGATGTCACCGTCGGCCGCGGATGGAGCTATTGCGGAGAGCACTCCTTCCTTTGCTGCCAGCCTTGGGAAGAAGGGACGCAGATCGGGGCGTGGGGGGCGCTGATGGAAACTCAGGCGGAGCTTCTGCTGGACCGGGCCCTTGGAGGATTATTGGGACCCGTCTTTCTCGATGTTCCCGCCGGGAATCTCGCCGCTGCCTCGTTGCTCACCAAGAGAAAATTCTCCATAGCCGGCAGCAACACGCTCATGTACCTGGGAGCGCAACCAAGCTATGACAACAAGAAGATCTTCGCGCTGGCTAGCATGGGTAGCATGGGGTAAGGAGAAGAGCCAGGGAGGGGGAAGGCTTGGGTGAGGAGTGGGAACGTAGCTCAAGGGCAGTCAAAAGACGGTGCCCGCCTGAGGTCGGCGGTGAGTTTATAAGAGACAAGGAGGCCAGACATGCTGGTAATTGCCTGCCTGAAGCAGGTCCCGGATACGACGCAGGTGCAGATCGATCCCGTCACCAACACCCTGGTGAGGGACGGGATCCCGTTCATCGTCAACCCTTACGACACCCATGCGCTGGAGGAGACCCTGCGTCTCAAGTACAGCCACGGGTTGAAGAGCGTGGCGCTTTCCATGGGCCCCCCCAACGCCGAGGCGACGCTGAGAAAGGCGCTGGCTCTGGGCGTTGATCGGAGCATCCTCCTTTCGGATCGAGCCTACGGCGGCGCGGACACTCTGTCGACCAGCAACGTACTTGCTGCGGCAATACGGAAACTGGGCGAGAGCGAGGAAGTAGGCCTCGTGTTCTGCGGCAAGCAGACTATCGACGGCGACACGGCGCAGGTAGGCCCGGGGATAGCGGTCCGGTTGGGATTCTCCCAGTTGACCCTGGTGGATCGTATCGAGAAACTCGACCTCGACGCCAAAACGATAACGGTGCGTCGCAAGCTGGAGGGACGATACGAGATCGTCGAGGCGCGGTTGCCTGCGATGATCACGGTGGTCCGGGAACTGAACCGCCCGCGTTACCCAACGGTGCCGATGCGGCTGGCATCCGCCAAGGCCGAGGTGGAGTCTTGGAGCAACGAGCAGTTGCAGTTGGACGTGAACAGCGTCGGGCTCAAGGGGTCCCCTACCTGGGTAAGCCGCATCTTCTCGCCTGAGCGGCAGGAAGGAGAGATCATCGGCGACGGCATGAACGATCCCGTAGCCGCGGCCCGTCTGCTGCTCGATCGCCTGGTCCAGGGGGACATGCTCTCCGTATAGGTCCCCTGACTGAAAACAAAAGGGGACAGGCTACTTTTTCGAAAAATAAAAGTAGCCTGTCCCCTTTACGAAGCGAAAGCGCTCCATCCCCCAGCGGGGGAGGGTTGGGGTGGGGGAAGGCAACGTGCCACGTCGGCCACATTATAAGATCAGCGATCACAGAAGGTGACCCAATGAGCGAACCAGCAAAAGTGAAGAAGCCTCGCGGCAAGGCGCGGGTGATAGCGGGGAAATGCATCGCCTGCGGCGCGCGCTGCCAGAGCGTTTGCCCCATAAACGGCGTGGAGATGAGCGAACAGGGCGAACCGGTCATCGAAACGGAAAAATGCATCGGCTGCGTCAAGTGCGTGAAGGCCTGCCCCGCCGGCGCGCTGGAGATGTTCTACACCCCGGAAGAGTTGGCTATCATCGCGAGCTTCGAGAAGCACGGCGGCGAGGAGGTCGACGAAGAGGAGCTTGAGCGTCGCAGGAATGTGGCGGCCTACAAGGGGGTCTGGGTCTTCGTCGAGCAAAACGACGGGGAGGCGGCGAAGGTCTCCTGGGAGTTGACCGGCGTGGGGCGCGAGCTTGCCGATACGCTGGGGGTACCGCTCTCCGCGGTCATCATAGGGAGCGGCGTGGATCATCTAGCCGACACCGCCTTCAGCTACGGCGCCGACCAGGCCTACCTCATCGACGACCCGGTGTTCCGCCAGTACCGGACCGAGCCGTTCCTCGCGGCGATGTGCCACCTGATCGAAAAGCACAAGCCCGAGGTGGTCCTCATGGGGGCGACCGGTATGGGGCGCGACCTGGCCGGCGCGGTGGCAACCCGCGTCAAGACAGGCCTCACCGCCGACTGCACCGGACTAGGCATCGACGCCAAGGGAAACCTGATGCAGACGCGTCCGGCATTCGGCGGCAACATCATGGCGACCATCATGTGCGACCGCTTCCGCCCCCAGATGGCCACGGTACGCCCGCATGTCATGCCCATGCCGCAGCAGCGCGCAGGTGCGAAGGGCACTATCATCCCGGAGAGCTGTCCCATCCCGGAATCCTCGATCTTCACCCGGGTATTGGAAGTGATCACGGACAAGGGGGGGAAGGACAAGGTCGACGTGGCGGGAGCCGAGTTCATCGTCTCCGGCGGCCGTGGACTGATGGCGAAGGAAAACTTCGCCCTGCTGGAGGAACTCGCCGAGGAGTTGGGCGGGGTGGTGGGGGGCTCGCGCAGCGCGGTCGACGCGGGGTGGCTGCCGCAGGACCGGCAGGTGGGGCAAACGGGCAAGACGGTCCGGCCCAAGATCTACATCGCCTGCGGCATCTCCGGCGCCATTCAGCACTTGGTCGGCATGCAGGATTCCGACGTCATCGTCGCCATCAACCGCGACCCCGAAGCGCCTATCTTCGAGGTGGCGACCTTCGGCATCGTCGGGGACCTTTTCGAGGTGGTGCCGGCCCTGACTGCCCGGGTGCGGGAAATGAAACAGCTGAGAAGCTGAAGCGCAAGTAAACCTTCGATCCTGCCGGGAGTCATACCTATGGAACATACTTTTTTCGCTGTCCTGCTGTCGCTTTCCATGGCTGCTTTTGCCTTCAGTTGTTACCGCCGGCTGGCGCTGGTGGCCATCGGGAAGGAGGAATACCGCTTCGACCAGCCGCAGGCCCGTTTCAAGGAGATGCTCGTCTACGCCTTCGGGCAGAAAAGGGTGATGAGCCGCCCCTTCGGCCTCAACCACGGGGTCATCTTCTGGGCCTTCCTGGTACTCGCGGTGGCAAACGTTGAATTCCTTGTGTCAGGCATACTGCCGGGCCTCTCTTTTGCGCTTTTGCCTGAACCTTTGCACGGCACGCTCGCGTTTGTGTTCGAAATCTGCTCGCTGGTGGTACTGGTCGCGGTGGCTGTCGCCGCCGTGCGCCGCAGCATAAACCCGCCGTTCCCGGGGGCGCGTACCTTCGAGGCCTACTTCATCCTCTCCATGATCGCCATCCTTATGTTGGCCTACTTCGGGATGAATGGCGCCCTTATCGCTTCCGGTGCGCGCGAGTCCACCTACCTTACCCCGGTGTCAAACCTCTGCGCCAGCCTGCTCTCCTGGACCCTAGCCGACGCCCAGCTGAATCTCGCCGCCAGGGTGTTCTGGTGGATTCATGCCGTGGTGTTGCTGGGGTTCATGAACTATCTTCCCTACAGCAAGCACATGCACATACTTACCGCCATACCTAATGTCTTCTTGCGGAACATGGGCAAGAGCAACACGCAGCCCCGCGAGGAATTCTGCGAGGGGAACAGCTTCGGAGCGGCAACCGTTGACCAGCTCACCTGGAAGGACCTGCTCGATTCCTTCTCCTGTACCGAATGCGGCCGCTGCCAGGACTCCTGTCCGGCAGCAACCACAGGAAAGACGCTCAACCCGCGGGAGGTGATTCATGCCATGAAAGAGAACCTGCTGCAAAACGGGACCGTGCTGGAGAAGCTTGCTGGAGACGCTCAGGCGGAACGAGCCGTCTCGCTGATAGGGGAGGGGAAGAAGGGAGCGACCCCGGAATCCGCCCTTTGGAGCTGCACTTCCTGCGGCGCCTGCATGGAGGCGTGCCCGGTCTTCATCGAGCATCTGCCGAAGATCGTGAAGATGCGGCGGCACTTGGTGCAGATGGAGGCGAAGTTCCCCGACGAGCTTTTGAACTTATTCGAGAATATGGAGCAGCGCTCTAACCCCTGGGGGATGGCCCCGTCGGAAAGGAGCAAGTGGAGCTCTCAGCTGGAGCTACGCCCTTTCGTGGCGGGAGAGACTGAGTACCTCCTCTTCGTCGGCTGCTCGGGCGCCTTCGATGCCAGGAACAAGCAGGTGAGCGTCGCCCTGACCCGGGTGTTGGACGCTGCGGGCGTTTCCTATGGCGTCCTGGGCAGGGATGAGAAATGTTGCGGCGAGAGCGTGCGCAGGTTGGGCAACGAATACCTCTTCGACCTGATGGCGCGGGAAAGCGTGGCGCAGTTCCGGGAGAAGGGGGTAACCAAGGTCATCGCTCAGTGCCCTCATTGCTACAACACGCTCAAGAACGATTTCCGGCAGTTCGGGCTGGAGCTGGAGGTGCTGCATCACAGCGAGTTGATCGCCGGGCTTCTTGCTTCGGGTGAGCTGCAACTGGAGGGAAGGATGGAGGAGTTGGGAAACCTGGTCCTGCACGACTCCTGCTACCTGGGGCGCCATAACGACGTTTACCAGCCCCCGCGCTCGGTGGTACAGGCGGTAACCGGTAAGGCAGCAGGCGAAATGGAGCGCAGCCGCGATAAAGCCTTTTGCTGCGGCGCCGGCGGTGGGCGGATGTGGCTTGAGGAGCACGAGGGAACACCGATCAACCGGGCGCGCGTCGCGGAGGCGCTGGCGTTGAAACCGGATACCATCTGCGTCAGCTGCCCTTTCTGCATGACTATGTTCGAAGACGGGGTGAAGGAGGTGCCTGGCACCGGGGTTCAGGTAAGAGACTTGGCCGAGTTGGTGGCCCAGGCCCTCCCCAAGACATCAAAATAAAGAAGCGTTGCGCTTGGAAGGTGTTTCCTCCAGCCACTTCATGACGGAGAAGGCATGGTCCTCTTTCATGTACTGGTTGGAGTAGAGATACACCGCCTGGGTTTCGGGGTGGATCAATTTCCTTATGTCCGTGAATTCGGGATGGTTCAGGACCCGTACTATGCAGGGCTCTAGTGAAGCGTGTGGAATGCCGAAAACCTGGCTTGTGAAGGCCGTGATATTGATGGGCCTGGGGTAGATCCTTGACTCTTCTCTGACCGTATGCGCGATGGTGGTGCAGGTGTCGTTGACGGCGGTCCGTGCCAGAAGCACGGCGTATTTGTCGGTGATGTGCCGGTCGCTGTAGAGGTAGAGCGCGCCGCTGCAGGCGGAAACCGTTTGCACGTCGCGGTAGCATTCCTGGGCTTGCATCTCGTTCATGATGGAGCAGATCTTGACCGTCCGCATCTCCGGCCACAGCGCGTAGATTGCGTTCAAGGGGGTGAGGGAAATGGTGACTCGCGAGTCTCGCCGGATTTTCTCGGCGATGATGTGCTTCATCTCTTCGATGCGACCCTTGGCCTCGGCGTCGGTGG
Proteins encoded in this region:
- a CDS encoding electron transfer flavoprotein subunit beta/FixA family protein: MLVIACLKQVPDTTQVQIDPVTNTLVRDGIPFIVNPYDTHALEETLRLKYSHGLKSVALSMGPPNAEATLRKALALGVDRSILLSDRAYGGADTLSTSNVLAAAIRKLGESEEVGLVFCGKQTIDGDTAQVGPGIAVRLGFSQLTLVDRIEKLDLDAKTITVRRKLEGRYEIVEARLPAMITVVRELNRPRYPTVPMRLASAKAEVESWSNEQLQLDVNSVGLKGSPTWVSRIFSPERQEGEIIGDGMNDPVAAARLLLDRLVQGDMLSV
- a CDS encoding electron transfer flavoprotein subunit alpha is translated as MSEPAKVKKPRGKARVIAGKCIACGARCQSVCPINGVEMSEQGEPVIETEKCIGCVKCVKACPAGALEMFYTPEELAIIASFEKHGGEEVDEEELERRRNVAAYKGVWVFVEQNDGEAAKVSWELTGVGRELADTLGVPLSAVIIGSGVDHLADTAFSYGADQAYLIDDPVFRQYRTEPFLAAMCHLIEKHKPEVVLMGATGMGRDLAGAVATRVKTGLTADCTGLGIDAKGNLMQTRPAFGGNIMATIMCDRFRPQMATVRPHVMPMPQQRAGAKGTIIPESCPIPESSIFTRVLEVITDKGGKDKVDVAGAEFIVSGGRGLMAKENFALLEELAEELGGVVGGSRSAVDAGWLPQDRQVGQTGKTVRPKIYIACGISGAIQHLVGMQDSDVIVAINRDPEAPIFEVATFGIVGDLFEVVPALTARVREMKQLRS
- a CDS encoding (Fe-S)-binding protein → MEHTFFAVLLSLSMAAFAFSCYRRLALVAIGKEEYRFDQPQARFKEMLVYAFGQKRVMSRPFGLNHGVIFWAFLVLAVANVEFLVSGILPGLSFALLPEPLHGTLAFVFEICSLVVLVAVAVAAVRRSINPPFPGARTFEAYFILSMIAILMLAYFGMNGALIASGARESTYLTPVSNLCASLLSWTLADAQLNLAARVFWWIHAVVLLGFMNYLPYSKHMHILTAIPNVFLRNMGKSNTQPREEFCEGNSFGAATVDQLTWKDLLDSFSCTECGRCQDSCPAATTGKTLNPREVIHAMKENLLQNGTVLEKLAGDAQAERAVSLIGEGKKGATPESALWSCTSCGACMEACPVFIEHLPKIVKMRRHLVQMEAKFPDELLNLFENMEQRSNPWGMAPSERSKWSSQLELRPFVAGETEYLLFVGCSGAFDARNKQVSVALTRVLDAAGVSYGVLGRDEKCCGESVRRLGNEYLFDLMARESVAQFREKGVTKVIAQCPHCYNTLKNDFRQFGLELEVLHHSELIAGLLASGELQLEGRMEELGNLVLHDSCYLGRHNDVYQPPRSVVQAVTGKAAGEMERSRDKAFCCGAGGGRMWLEEHEGTPINRARVAEALALKPDTICVSCPFCMTMFEDGVKEVPGTGVQVRDLAELVAQALPKTSK